The nucleotide window TACCGTTGACCTCAGAGCTGCATTTCTCCACCAGCGGATTTCCACTGAGTAGCTTTTCTAGTTTGAATATCAGAGATGAGATCGTGTCACTGAGTCCAGTGACACCCAGAGATCCCCGGACCCACCCCAAGTGACCAAAAACATCCAGATACCCCCAGACCCGTGGCAAGACATCCAGATACCCCCATACCCCCACCCCTAGTGACAACAGACATCCAGAGACCCCCAGAACCCCAGCCCTAGTGTGTCCACTGACATccagagacccccagaccctagTGACAACAGACACCCAGAGACCCCCATACCCCCACCCCTAGTGACCACAGACATCCAGAGACCCAAATACCCCCAGCCCTAGTGACCACTGACATCCAGAGACCCCCAGACCGCCCCCAAGTGTCCACAGACATCCAGAGACCCCCAgacaaccccccgccccccagtgtCCACAGACATCCAGAGACCCCCAGACTGCCCCCAAGTGTCCAAAGACATCCAGAGAACCCCAGACcccgagagaccgagagactgTCCTGGTGTCCAAAGACTTCCAGAGACCCCCACCCCTAGTGACCACAGACATAGCGTGCTGTGAGGACAGAGTGGCCGGACAGGTTCCCCAGCTGGGTGACCCCGGCCTACCAGGGCCTTTGACAGGAGGCAGGACGGCCACTGATGGCGTTGTCCTCCAGGAACAAAGGCCTTCGTTGGCCTTTCCTGACACAAGGTGACGCTACAATGGACTCTCACATCAGACGCTCACTTCCAccgctctttctctccgtcttgCTGCGGTGGAATATCTCCCTTTGAAAAGgtattctgtattctgtatTTAGAATGTGTAATGTTGTAGTGATCCTCCTCCTGTTATCAGGAGTTTCCGTCGAAGTGTCATAATAAATTCATTTAGAGATTAATTCTTAAGGTATAGTTCAGGAGTCTGACCTCGGCCCTGACTCAACATCATGGGCCCGTCCAGCGGTACCAGCATGCTTTCGTTCTGCTGACCTTTGCATCCAACACAAACTCAGCACCTCATTATCGTCCTTCTGCACATAGTCAAAGTGTTTCAGACTCTATTCTCTCTTTTTACCTCCACGCTACTCCAACACTAAATAAACACCCGAAGAATTATCCCTTATTCATAACGCAAGACGTGACACTGTGAACTCTGGGAGGAATAAAGAGCGACCAACAGAGATCTCTGTAGCTGACACTCCTCACCACAGGGAGGCGCTCCAGGCTCCGGCTGTACTCCGCGCTCCTCGTTCTTTGAGCTTCAGACCGATGAGCCGCTGATGTTGTGGACCGGGATCTTTTCTGACGGTAGCTCCTCTTGCTCAAACCAGGATCCCTTCTGATGGTAGCTGCTCCTGTTGAGACCAATCTGAAGACCGTTTTTAACCCAGACGACACCACTCCTCAGTACTCGTAGCCGTGTTCAGTACTCGGTGCTGTTAGCCACCGGAAGGTCCGTGAGGTAAGAACCGACCGGGGATCAGGCTGTCCGCCCGCGGCCCTCGGTCCATTGTCACGGCCGGTTACAATCCCATAGACTGTCATTATATTTAATCATTGGTCGGTATTCATTAATCGAGAAATTATGACCGTTTGGGCCCCATAATACACGCATAATATTACACCTTTAGGTACCGTAATTTGGAGCTGGTGGTCCTCGactcgccgcatagagggaccACTAGGGGACATCTCAATGGTAACATGTTGATGTCCCGCTAGGTGGTGGGGACAGTTTACCATGGTAAAATGTCCCCTTCATCTAGATATACCTTAACTTACCATGGTAACTGTCCTCACCACCTAGGGACCACTAGGGGACATCACCATGGTAACATGGCCTCACTACCTAGAGGGACCACTAGGGGAcgtgttaccatggtaacatgTCCCCACCGCCTAGAGGGACCACAGGGGGTGATCACCATGGTAACATGTCCTCACCCGCTAGAGGGACCACAAGGGGAGATCACCATGGTAACGTGTCCTCACCCGCCAGAGGGACCACCAGGGGACCCCGTGTCCACAGTGGGGACGGTATCAGTCCATGGTTGGACACGCTGCTGTAGTGGTCGTCGTGGACGTAGTGTTGTATTGTAACTGGTCCCCCATCCCTGTGCAGTTAGCCTAGCCCTAACCCATGCTGTCCTATGGTTgtaattcttcttcttctgtggtgttgtgtgatttcagaggtatggctgagcctgagctgctgctggactccAACATCCGCCTGTGGGTGGTTCTGCCCATCGTCTTCATCACCTTCTTGGTTGGGATTATCCGACATTATGTGTCGATTCTTCTTCAAAGTGATAAGAAGCTGACATTAGAACAGGTCTCCGACAGGTAAGAATACGTTATGTCCTGGGCTGTAGTAGACTGTAGAAGATGTTGCCAAGACCTGCGTTTACTTGgatatgtttgtgttgtgtttctatcAGTCAGGTTCTCATCAGGAGCAGAATTCTCAGAGAAAATGGGAAATATATTCCAAAACAGGTATGAGTGTTGTAGCTAAACTATTCCTTTGAATATTGaaaaatgttattataaatatttttccTTGCTAATACCACAACAACAGCATTACTAATTCCACACAATAATGCATATTCATTTTAGTTTCTTTATCTGCAACGGCCatgtcaaatgaaacatgattCTTTCCTGTTTCAGTCATTTTTGATGAGAAAATTCTACTTCAATAATCAAGATGATGGGTTCTTCAAGAAGAGCAAACGAAAGGTGATCCCACCATCTCCAATGACAGGTAACCCCTTTACTGGATCATTTGTTCTGTCACCAACTATTTACAGATGGTCCCTTATTCTTATGGTGAGATTAAGACATTGTTTTATGcttaaaatattatattataaatattatagaAGTTTGGTCTGATCAGCTAATGATCAGATATGAATGGTATCCATGGTATGCTATCTAACCCAGTAAGCAGGGTTTGGGTTGGGCTTAGGGTCAGGGTACACTGATGGCATAAAGCTGAATGAAATAAGCAATTGCAAATGTAACTTTAGGCTTACTGCCACTGTCATGCAAGCTGTTGTGATCGTAACCTAGTGTTTCACTCATGTCTTACTGCCTCCTTGTATGTTATCAACGTAACGTTTCCTCCACGTTTTACTGCCTCTGTCATGTATGTTATTAATGTTTCATCCATGTCTGCCTCGTGTTCAGATCCCAGCATGCTGACCGACATGATGAAGGGGAACGTCACCAACGTTCTTCCCATGATCCTCATCGGAGGATGGATCAATTGGACCTTCTCTGGATTTGTAACAAGTAAGGATTCAACCCGCTCAGCAGCTAATGATGGGTGCCATCAGTGCGGTCGGGCTGACGGTCTCTCTTTACCTTCCAGCCAAGGTGCCCTTCCCTCTCACTCTGCGCTTTAAGCCCATGCTTCAACAGGGCATAGAGCTGCTGTCCCTCGATGCTTCCTGGTAAGTCGTTTTCTTTGTTTGCCGTTTCGATGTTTTTGTTCATCGATGGATGTGTCGTGACTGGAGTAAGCGTTGCCCTTCTCTAACTGCTTGTGTTAACTCTTCCAGGGTGAGCTCTGCCTCGTGGTACTTCCTGAATGTCTTCGGATTGCGGAGCATGTACTCACTAATCCTAGGACAAGATAACGGTACTTTTTTCTGCTATCTTTTGTGCACAAGATTCGGATGAAGCACAAAAGGAAAGAAGGGAGGGCAGGTGTTAACCCTGCCCCCTGTAAGCTTAGCTGTAGCCATCACTATTTGTAACGTAGTCATTTAAAACGATCAAACTCATCCGCATGTGAGGAAAGAGGTGTGGAGATTACATTTAAAACTAAAGTGATGGCTATGGGGAGTCTGATAGGGCAGGATCCAATCATTCATTGGTTTTAGATACACTTAATTACAAAGAGTTTGTTTTGAATTTGATAAATCAACCTGTCAGTAAATACATTTGGAGTGCTTCCAGTACTCCATATCAGGGCTGCACGGTATTGGAAAGAATTTGTATTGCGATATTTTGTCTTTCTGCGATATGTATATGTAATTCTTAGGAAAAATAATGCACCATAGTTTAATGCTTCGGGTGATTTGTAGTGGAGTGCATCTGCATAGATCCGCTTTGAACCCCTTTCTACGGTGCAACACTGGCAAAGGCATGTCCTTCAAGTTTGTCTTGCACTCGTTATACAAAGCTTCATGGTGGAAAATTaaaagggaaaataaataacttgTGTTGCCTTCTGCTGTGGCAACCATTGCAAAGCACTCTGGACAAAGTACCGTGGGTCAACGTGGTCTTTTCTGTAACCAAAATACTTCCATACGACTGACGTTTTTCTCCTTGGAATTAAATCTTATTTTCCTAATTTTTAAGTTTTGTTCTGCGACTACTTTGGTTGCCTGATCATAAACTGATTAACATGATCAGTGATTGGTGGTTCGCTGTGCATGCAGAGCACGCATGACACTCCCTAGCAACAAACTATCCAAAAACCCTTAAATAAGAGTAAATTATGTTATATCAGACAGACTTCTCTTGTAGAGTCTGGAAAATGAGAAGCTTAGAAGGTTGTTTCAAATGATTTAATATCACGCGTCAAGCGATACGAATATCACACGTGTGCGTAACGCGATTATGATACGAGAACGATGTATGATCCGTGCAGCCCTACTCCATCTGAGTACTGTAACTCTGCTGAGCCAGTGAGACTCAGAGGAGAGGTCTTTCTGGGTATGTGCTTACCGACTGTCACTAgagctctgtctgggtgtgtgctGACCGTCTGTCCTTTAAAGGTGCTGACCAGTCAAGGATCATGCAGGAGCAGATGAGCGGTGCTGCCATGGCGATGCCTGCCGACACAAACAAAGCGTTCAAGGTAGTGCGGCAGCGCCGTCCCTAATAATCACATGAGCAGCACGTTTGATGGACAGTGTTTGCTCATGGGCTTCCGGCTTCTGTTTTCCAGGCTGAGTGGGAGGCTCTGGAGCTAACAGACCACCAATGGGCTCTGGACGCGGTGGAAGAGGAGCTGATGGGCCGGGAGCTGGACTTTGATGGGATGTTTAGCAAAGACCTGCCAACCGGTATCTTCTGATGGCCCCTCAGTTGTACCTCCTGGTTGCCCCTCATTGGCACCTCCTGGTGGTCGGTCAGTTGAACCTCCTGATGGCCCCTCGGTGGTACCTTCTGATGGCCTGTCAGTGGTACCTCCTGATGGTCAGTGGAACGTCTTGATGGCCCCTCAGTAGTAACTTCTGATGGCTTGTCATTGGTACCTTCTGATGGCCTGTCAGTTTTACCCTGGCCCAGAACGGTCCCTTTATTGTTTAGTGTAGGCAATCTTTTAGCAGTTTAAGATTAATTTGATAGACAAGGGAATAGTCCTTCCACTGTATGCAAAGTTTACATTAACATCTGTACCATGGTCCTCGTCCTCTACTGTTCTGGATTGACCCCCGGCTACGATGTGAAGAGAACGGTTCACTGGTTCTGACGAACTGGTGAATAAAGAGTCAAGTGGTATCGGcgtagattttttttttattatattatttgtaGCCTGTGACTAGGAAGTGATTTCTGCTTTTGACATTTCACTGTATTGGGATGTGAAATGTCCTAATCCACTGGTGTGGCAAGCCAACATCATGTTAGTTCTAGGACACAACTGTTTAAAAATAATTGCATTTCATTTCACGTTCTtaacatttcattttttattttttatatgttcTGTTAATATAGAGACGGCCGAAACTTCATGTTGGCTGCCTAAATAA belongs to Gadus morhua chromosome 13, gadMor3.0, whole genome shotgun sequence and includes:
- the emc3 gene encoding ER membrane protein complex subunit 3; the encoded protein is MAEPELLLDSNIRLWVVLPIVFITFLVGIIRHYVSILLQSDKKLTLEQVSDSQVLIRSRILRENGKYIPKQSFLMRKFYFNNQDDGFFKKSKRKVIPPSPMTDPSMLTDMMKGNVTNVLPMILIGGWINWTFSGFVTTKVPFPLTLRFKPMLQQGIELLSLDASWVSSASWYFLNVFGLRSMYSLILGQDNGADQSRIMQEQMSGAAMAMPADTNKAFKAEWEALELTDHQWALDAVEEELMGRELDFDGMFSKDLPTGIF